From a single Francisella halioticida genomic region:
- a CDS encoding DUF2147 domain-containing protein: MKKTKILILMALVALGTSVSYAAENTKVNTKDNLSPEGYWVQFDEDPDAGRGMPEGIIHTYFAKNSKYGKKGTLQMEIVVPLMSLNSAGKPAKPKATCNDCSNGSYNGFNYKGKNAPLQDFVFAGNMQEQKGRAQPPVKGPMYKNGGVINPNDGKIYAASAQVQDNGKTMYSKAAYIVWGKELGSKAAHWKRILKADYEKVKADCGVDANGAYINQDNKVIGECIDYPVSQFRVKSPV; the protein is encoded by the coding sequence ATGAAAAAAACAAAAATCTTGATTTTAATGGCTTTAGTTGCTCTAGGTACATCAGTATCGTATGCAGCGGAGAATACAAAAGTAAATACAAAAGACAATCTTTCGCCAGAAGGGTACTGGGTACAATTTGATGAAGATCCTGATGCAGGACGCGGTATGCCAGAGGGTATTATTCATACTTATTTTGCTAAAAATAGCAAATATGGTAAGAAAGGAACTCTACAAATGGAGATAGTTGTTCCGTTAATGTCTCTTAATTCTGCAGGTAAACCAGCTAAACCAAAAGCTACTTGTAATGATTGTTCAAATGGTTCTTATAATGGTTTTAATTACAAAGGTAAGAATGCTCCTTTACAAGATTTTGTGTTTGCAGGCAATATGCAAGAGCAAAAAGGTAGAGCTCAACCACCTGTTAAAGGGCCTATGTATAAGAATGGTGGCGTTATAAACCCTAATGATGGTAAGATCTATGCTGCATCAGCACAAGTTCAAGACAATGGTAAAACCATGTATTCTAAAGCTGCGTATATTGTATGGGGTAAAGAGTTAGGAAGTAAAGCTGCTCACTGGAAGAGAATTTTAAAAGCAGATTATGAAAAAGTTAAAGCAGACTGTGGTGTGGATGCTAATGGAGCATATATTAATCAAGATAATAAAGTAATTGGCGAGTGTATTGATTATCCAGTGTCTCAATTTAGAGTTAAAAGTCCTGTCTAA
- a CDS encoding DUF2147 domain-containing protein, with protein MLIFSFICFASCYADEKKLLADGYWLQKNRSTKTNVSVIHAYNNNQGNLNAEIYVPLSNVDYGKIHTPIIYCKECGKGNAYGNKYDYSSGKDKYQGLEFVWNMKKKGSNKNNSKGPLYMNGAVLNPHDGKYYHVKARTIRYGKKIYVRAFWGPFGKTEYWERISKIEAKKIRELCGLTKNNVYPYEDKSGKVVNQKLFEVCSTRDFIKNPL; from the coding sequence ATACTAATATTTTCATTTATCTGCTTTGCTAGCTGCTATGCTGATGAGAAAAAGCTTTTAGCTGATGGCTATTGGCTACAAAAAAATAGATCAACAAAGACTAATGTTTCAGTTATTCATGCATATAATAATAATCAAGGAAACTTAAACGCTGAAATTTATGTTCCGTTATCAAATGTTGATTATGGTAAGATTCATACCCCAATCATTTATTGTAAAGAGTGTGGTAAAGGCAATGCATATGGTAACAAATATGATTACTCTAGTGGAAAAGATAAATATCAGGGGTTGGAGTTTGTTTGGAATATGAAGAAGAAAGGTTCTAATAAAAATAATAGTAAAGGACCTTTATACATGAATGGGGCAGTATTAAACCCTCATGATGGTAAATACTATCATGTGAAAGCTCGAACTATAAGATATGGTAAAAAAATATACGTTAGAGCATTTTGGGGACCTTTTGGGAAGACTGAGTATTGGGAGAGAATCTCAAAAATAGAAGCTAAAAAAATAAGAGAGCTATGTGGTTTAACTAAAAATAATGTTTATCCTTATGAGGATAAGAGTGGAAAAGTAGTAAACCAAAAGCTTTTTGAAGTGTGCTCAACTAGAGATTTTATAAAAAATCCCTTATGA
- the mutL gene encoding DNA mismatch repair endonuclease MutL has product MSNYRQIKILPESLANQIAAGEVIERPSSVIKELVENSIDAGATEITIEIQEGGKSLIRIRDNGKGITQEDLKLALAPHATSKVYTLEELESVASMGFRGEALASIASVSKLKIISKHQDLDDAWQINNQIREVTPAAHVTGTTIEVSELFYNTPARRKFLKKDNTEFLHISDLLKKYMLCYFGIAFRIIHNGKEIKDLLLAEDAQLKYNRVLDLYSRDFIENAIYIDKEVGDAHLWGWVASPRFNRARADMQSFYINGRIIKDKIVSHAIKNAYKDVMYGNRYPAFLLYLDMDYKEVDVNVHPAKSEVRFRNQKFIYDFLFGTVNKAITTSADVEVDSPREDIYENENGSVNNPLNIGNMSLDISVEDEQEESESNTSLLDKYLNNQNTQENEIHISQKPKYNGLGQAICQIHGIYILAQVDDGVVLVDMHAAHERILYEEMKKTWHADTDKFKQNLLVPLTCQLSSSIVATIDENIDVFEKLGFEISVVADDAVLVRVVPIYVKNKDIQELISNVATELVSSSKTKSVEFYLNHILATVSCHAAVRANDKLSIPEMNHLLRQMETVENSGQCNHGRPTWVKLSFAQLDSFFLRGR; this is encoded by the coding sequence ATGAGTAATTATCGCCAAATAAAAATATTGCCAGAGAGTTTAGCAAACCAAATAGCGGCTGGAGAAGTTATTGAGAGACCATCTTCAGTAATTAAAGAACTAGTTGAGAATTCTATAGATGCTGGAGCTACTGAAATAACTATTGAAATCCAAGAAGGCGGTAAGTCTCTAATTAGAATTAGAGATAATGGTAAAGGAATTACTCAAGAAGATTTAAAGTTAGCTTTAGCGCCACATGCAACAAGTAAAGTTTATACTCTTGAGGAGTTAGAATCTGTAGCAAGTATGGGATTTCGTGGTGAAGCTCTAGCAAGTATTGCCTCTGTTTCAAAGCTGAAAATCATATCAAAACACCAAGATTTAGATGATGCTTGGCAAATTAATAATCAAATTAGAGAAGTTACCCCGGCAGCTCATGTTACAGGAACGACTATCGAAGTCAGTGAATTATTTTATAATACGCCGGCTCGACGTAAATTCTTAAAGAAAGATAATACTGAGTTTTTACATATTTCTGATTTACTTAAGAAATATATGCTTTGCTATTTTGGCATAGCTTTTAGGATCATCCATAACGGCAAAGAAATTAAAGATTTACTTTTAGCAGAAGATGCTCAACTTAAATATAATCGTGTCTTAGATTTATATAGTCGTGATTTTATTGAAAATGCTATTTATATAGATAAAGAAGTTGGTGATGCTCATCTATGGGGGTGGGTTGCTAGCCCAAGGTTTAATAGAGCTAGAGCAGATATGCAAAGCTTTTATATTAATGGGCGTATTATCAAGGATAAAATTGTCTCTCATGCGATCAAAAATGCTTACAAAGATGTAATGTATGGTAATAGATATCCAGCATTTTTACTTTATCTTGACATGGATTATAAAGAGGTTGATGTTAATGTTCATCCGGCTAAGAGTGAAGTACGTTTTAGAAACCAAAAGTTTATTTATGATTTTCTTTTTGGTACTGTAAACAAAGCTATAACTACAAGTGCTGATGTTGAGGTAGATAGTCCTCGAGAAGATATTTACGAGAATGAAAATGGTAGTGTAAATAATCCTCTTAATATTGGTAATATGAGCTTGGATATTAGTGTTGAAGATGAGCAAGAGGAATCTGAATCAAATACTAGTTTACTTGATAAATATCTAAATAATCAAAATACTCAAGAAAATGAAATACATATATCACAAAAGCCAAAATATAATGGTTTGGGTCAGGCTATTTGTCAGATCCATGGTATATATATTCTCGCGCAAGTAGATGATGGTGTGGTACTTGTAGATATGCATGCAGCTCACGAGAGGATACTTTATGAAGAAATGAAAAAAACTTGGCATGCAGATACTGACAAGTTTAAGCAGAATTTATTAGTTCCTCTGACTTGTCAGCTATCAAGTAGTATAGTTGCAACTATTGATGAAAATATCGATGTCTTCGAAAAGTTAGGGTTTGAAATATCTGTTGTAGCTGATGATGCTGTACTTGTCAGAGTAGTACCAATCTATGTAAAAAATAAAGATATTCAAGAGTTAATATCAAATGTAGCTACAGAGCTAGTGTCTTCAAGCAAGACAAAAAGCGTAGAGTTTTATCTAAATCATATCTTAGCCACAGTATCTTGTCATGCAGCTGTGCGAGCAAATGATAAGTTAAGTATCCCTGAGATGAATCATCTATTAAGACAAATGGAAACTGTGGAAAATTCGGGACAGTGTAACCATGGGCGACCAACCTGGGTGAAATTGAGTTTTGCACAGTTGGATAGTTTCTTTTTAAGGGGACGTTAG
- a CDS encoding DUF6653 family protein → MTLERKIAKIFNLTDDNWMKHANPWSVWTRYSVLPLIVLAFWSRIWIDWWCVIPGIISLVWMFLNPVFFSKPRSTKNWASKSVLGERAYLNRDRIGILAIHKTPLYSILNIISSIGMILAIWAIIYYSIWVAIFGTALAYIGKSWYLGLNCLCYSIPLYKIFLFLAFMQHLKYQNILHHESYIQY, encoded by the coding sequence GTGACTTTAGAAAGAAAAATAGCAAAGATATTTAATCTAACAGATGATAACTGGATGAAACATGCTAATCCTTGGAGTGTTTGGACGAGATATTCTGTACTTCCTTTAATTGTATTAGCATTTTGGAGTCGTATTTGGATAGATTGGTGGTGCGTTATCCCAGGTATTATTTCTTTAGTATGGATGTTTTTAAATCCAGTATTTTTTAGTAAGCCTCGTTCAACAAAAAATTGGGCCTCTAAGTCTGTACTAGGAGAAAGAGCTTATTTAAATAGAGATCGCATCGGGATACTAGCTATTCATAAAACTCCCTTATATAGTATTCTTAATATAATTTCCTCTATTGGTATGATACTAGCAATTTGGGCTATTATTTACTATTCTATTTGGGTAGCTATTTTTGGAACAGCATTAGCTTATATAGGCAAAAGTTGGTATTTAGGATTAAACTGTCTCTGTTATTCAATACCACTTTATAAAATATTTTTATTCCTTGCTTTTATGCAGCATCTAAAATACCAGAATATACTTCATCATGAGTCATATATCCAATACTAG
- a CDS encoding IS3 family transposase: protein MSKKRVTYTADFKAKVIIELLEGDMTVNEIASKYDLLPKNVHNWKQQFLSNACLAFDKSSVVKEYKQEIDELRKDKDATSKKLVEVIVERDFLMGKLKSLVSSNDRVNSVDTKLELSLNNQLKLLSVFKSVYYYTPISKFSSNDDIKLLNAIDLIHTKHPYYGTRSLVKLLNRLGFLVGRKLIKSAMELMGIKALYPKKKTTVINKQHKKYPYLLNVFKNETNQVVIDKANKVWSADITYIRLECGYAYLAAIIDWHSKKILAWKISNTMDTHLTTSVLKEALFKYGKPDIFNSDQGTQYTAKEHIKILSDNKINISMDAKGRSIDNIAIERFWRTLKYENVYPASYITMKEAKVGIKEYIDIYNNERLHSSIGYMTHDEVYSGILDAA from the coding sequence ATGAGTAAAAAAAGAGTAACGTATACAGCTGATTTTAAAGCTAAAGTAATTATAGAATTGCTAGAAGGCGATATGACAGTTAATGAGATAGCAAGTAAGTATGATTTACTTCCTAAAAACGTGCATAATTGGAAGCAGCAATTTTTATCTAATGCTTGCTTAGCATTTGATAAAAGCTCTGTTGTTAAGGAGTATAAGCAGGAAATAGATGAGCTTAGAAAAGATAAAGATGCAACAAGTAAAAAACTAGTCGAGGTAATAGTAGAGAGGGATTTTTTAATGGGAAAGCTAAAAAGCTTGGTATCATCAAATGATAGAGTAAACTCTGTAGATACTAAGCTAGAATTATCTTTAAATAATCAGCTTAAACTATTATCTGTATTTAAGAGTGTGTACTATTATACACCAATATCAAAATTTAGTAGTAATGATGATATTAAACTATTAAATGCAATAGATTTGATACATACTAAACATCCATATTATGGTACGAGAAGTCTAGTAAAGTTGCTAAATAGATTAGGATTTCTAGTTGGAAGGAAGCTAATCAAAAGTGCTATGGAATTAATGGGTATTAAGGCATTGTATCCTAAAAAAAAGACAACTGTCATTAATAAGCAACACAAGAAATATCCATACTTACTTAATGTATTTAAAAATGAGACGAATCAGGTTGTTATAGATAAAGCTAATAAGGTATGGAGTGCTGATATCACGTATATTAGACTAGAATGTGGGTATGCATATTTAGCAGCCATAATAGATTGGCATAGCAAGAAAATACTAGCTTGGAAGATTTCTAATACTATGGATACACATCTAACAACTAGTGTGTTAAAAGAAGCGTTATTTAAATATGGTAAACCTGATATCTTTAACTCTGATCAAGGAACTCAATATACAGCAAAAGAGCATATTAAAATATTATCTGATAATAAAATAAATATATCTATGGATGCTAAAGGAAGATCTATAGATAATATTGCAATTGAGAGATTTTGGAGAACACTGAAATATGAAAATGTTTATCCGGCATCATATATAACTATGAAAGAGGCTAAAGTAGGTATCAAAGAATATATTGATATTTACAACAATGAAAGACTACATTCTAGTATTGGATATATGACTCATGATGAAGTATATTCTGGTATTTTAGATGCTGCATAA
- a CDS encoding transposase, which produces MEHLIQGLTGKLVGDKSYIRKILSALLFVRDLKLIIRIRKNMKAKLMILQDKLLLRKKYY; this is translated from the coding sequence GTGGAACACCTAATCCAAGGTCTAACAGGCAAACTTGTAGGGGATAAAAGTTATATCAGAAAAATCCTTTCAGCATTGTTATTCGTAAGAGATTTAAAGCTTATTATAAGAATTAGAAAAAATATGAAAGCTAAGCTTATGATATTACAAGATAAACTTTTGCTGAGGAAAAAATACTATTAA
- a CDS encoding TVP38/TMEM64 family protein: MGKFKRYIPILLLILGLVIFVSLGGQKYLSLAAVKQHYQDLVNWTHSYFWLSSLVFIIIYIIVVAFSIPGATIMTLLGGFLFGLLPGFIWVILGATIGACLLFLAVKTAFGETLKAKAKGNIEKLRKGFKDNAFSYLLTLRLIPLFPFFAINIACGAIGISLSTFFWATLLGIIPGSLIYTWVGTGLGFVLSQGKDLDMGIIFAPQFILPIIALAILSLVPVIYKKIKGARV; the protein is encoded by the coding sequence ATGGGTAAATTCAAACGTTATATCCCTATCTTACTTTTAATACTAGGTTTAGTTATATTTGTTTCTTTAGGTGGGCAGAAATATTTATCTTTAGCAGCAGTAAAGCAACATTATCAAGATTTGGTCAATTGGACACATTCATATTTTTGGCTTAGTTCATTAGTATTTATTATTATTTATATTATAGTAGTAGCCTTCTCGATACCTGGAGCAACTATTATGACTTTGCTAGGAGGTTTCTTATTTGGTTTGTTACCTGGTTTTATCTGGGTAATTTTAGGTGCTACTATTGGTGCATGTTTATTATTCTTAGCTGTAAAAACAGCTTTTGGTGAAACATTAAAAGCTAAAGCAAAAGGTAATATTGAGAAATTACGTAAAGGCTTTAAAGATAATGCTTTTAGCTATTTGTTAACACTTCGTCTAATACCATTATTTCCGTTTTTTGCTATAAATATAGCTTGTGGAGCCATTGGCATAAGCTTATCGACGTTTTTTTGGGCAACTTTATTAGGTATTATACCTGGCTCATTAATCTATACTTGGGTTGGTACGGGACTAGGTTTTGTGTTAAGTCAAGGTAAAGATTTAGATATGGGTATTATTTTTGCACCGCAGTTTATCTTACCTATAATTGCCCTGGCTATATTGTCACTTGTTCCCGTTATATACAAAAAGATTAAAGGAGCTAGAGTATGA
- a CDS encoding dihydrolipoyl dehydrogenase family protein, protein MKQIKTDICVIGGGSGGLSVAAGAVQMGARVVLCEGGKMGGDCLNYGCVPSKAMIEASRIIHNCHKAKEFGIDIKNFATDYKKVQEHVANVIAKIEPHDSVERFESLGVDVIQDYAHIVDKKTVQAGDIQIKAKYIVLATGSRAKIFPIEGLADVDYLTNETIFSLDKQPEHLLVMGGGPIGVELAQAHALLGSKVTILEAEPTILGPVDSDCRQILLDEFEKLGINVVTNTKVTKVSKQDTQIQLETSGGVYSGSHLLVATGRQPNIEKLNLEKVGIKHSARGVNVDTRLRTNYKNIYAIGDLASQYQFTHTAGYHAGIVIQNILFKLPAKVNYSSFPWAIYTTPEVAHAGMPIKQAEQEGATILTLPYDSNDRAQANLSTNGVVKIAVNKKGYILGASIVGEQAGELITQWTLAIKNKLKIKQMASHIVPYPTLSELNKRVAGSYFTPSLYSEKVKRIVSFLLKF, encoded by the coding sequence ATGAAGCAAATAAAAACAGACATTTGTGTAATTGGTGGTGGTTCTGGTGGTCTATCTGTTGCTGCTGGTGCAGTGCAAATGGGAGCAAGAGTCGTTCTCTGTGAGGGTGGAAAGATGGGTGGTGATTGTTTAAACTATGGCTGTGTTCCATCTAAAGCTATGATCGAAGCTTCACGAATTATACATAATTGTCACAAAGCTAAAGAATTTGGGATTGATATTAAAAACTTTGCAACTGACTATAAAAAAGTACAAGAACATGTTGCCAATGTAATAGCCAAGATAGAGCCTCATGACTCAGTTGAGAGATTTGAGTCTTTGGGTGTTGATGTTATCCAAGATTATGCACATATTGTAGATAAAAAAACTGTCCAGGCTGGTGATATACAAATCAAAGCTAAATATATAGTTTTAGCAACTGGCTCACGAGCAAAAATATTTCCAATAGAGGGTTTAGCAGATGTTGATTATCTGACAAATGAGACAATTTTTAGTTTAGATAAACAGCCTGAGCATTTACTTGTCATGGGTGGCGGGCCAATTGGAGTTGAATTAGCTCAGGCACACGCTTTGTTAGGTTCTAAGGTAACAATTCTTGAGGCAGAGCCTACTATATTAGGTCCTGTTGATAGTGATTGTAGGCAAATACTACTAGATGAGTTTGAAAAACTTGGTATAAATGTAGTAACAAATACTAAAGTAACAAAAGTCTCAAAACAAGATACTCAAATACAATTAGAAACTAGTGGTGGTGTTTATAGTGGTTCTCATCTATTAGTAGCTACTGGAAGACAACCAAATATAGAAAAGCTTAATTTAGAAAAAGTAGGCATTAAACACTCTGCAAGAGGAGTAAATGTTGATACTAGATTGCGTACTAACTATAAGAATATATATGCAATTGGTGATTTGGCTAGTCAGTATCAGTTTACTCATACAGCTGGTTATCATGCTGGAATTGTTATTCAGAATATTCTATTTAAATTACCAGCTAAAGTTAACTATTCAAGTTTTCCGTGGGCTATATATACAACCCCAGAAGTGGCTCATGCTGGAATGCCTATTAAGCAAGCAGAGCAAGAGGGCGCTACTATATTAACATTGCCATATGATAGTAATGATAGAGCACAGGCAAATCTTTCTACAAATGGCGTAGTTAAAATAGCTGTTAATAAAAAAGGTTATATTTTAGGAGCTAGCATAGTAGGAGAGCAAGCTGGTGAGCTTATTACTCAATGGACATTAGCTATTAAAAATAAACTAAAAATTAAACAAATGGCTTCACATATTGTGCCATACCCAACTCTTAGTGAATTAAATAAGCGTGTTGCTGGTTCGTATTTTACGCCATCTCTATATAGTGAAAAGGTTAAAAGAATAGTTAGTTTTTTACTAAAGTTCTAG
- a CDS encoding CDP-alcohol phosphatidyltransferase family protein, with product MLEQSVRPWFQKYFINAVAAALSALNIKPNILTILSLITGFISAILVLLTPWLAVVFLLISGYLDVLDGSVARLQKSNSSFGTMLDILSDRFVESLIIIAVFVFQPEIAWVGLVMMMSIIVCVSSFLLVGIFSQQQSSKSFYYSPGLMERAETFIFFIVMILLPSTVLWLGILFTILVLWTTFYRVYEFYNQIKV from the coding sequence ATGTTAGAGCAAAGCGTCAGGCCTTGGTTTCAAAAGTATTTTATAAATGCAGTGGCAGCTGCATTATCTGCTTTAAATATAAAACCAAATATTTTAACAATATTGTCTCTTATAACAGGTTTTATAAGCGCTATACTAGTGCTGTTGACACCATGGTTAGCAGTGGTATTTCTTTTAATATCTGGTTATTTAGATGTCTTAGATGGTAGTGTTGCAAGGTTACAAAAATCCAACTCATCATTTGGTACGATGCTTGATATTTTATCTGATCGTTTTGTTGAATCATTAATCATTATTGCTGTTTTTGTTTTCCAGCCAGAAATTGCTTGGGTTGGATTAGTTATGATGATGTCTATAATTGTTTGTGTAAGTAGTTTTCTACTTGTAGGAATATTTAGTCAACAGCAATCATCAAAGAGTTTTTATTATTCACCAGGATTAATGGAAAGAGCAGAAACTTTTATATTTTTTATTGTTATGATTTTGTTACCATCAACAGTACTATGGTTAGGTATCTTATTTACTATTTTAGTGTTATGGACAACTTTTTATAGAGTTTATGAGTTTTATAATCAAATAAAGGTTTAA
- a CDS encoding DUF547 domain-containing protein yields the protein MKKLNISKYILLFFMTASLYGAPSAQLWSYWNKSNPSSTAKIDFKPWQDFLDKYVVQKGNQTFVNYAEASKNDKQKLNEIISNYSKIDILNYNKNQQLAYWINMYNMLTIKTILQYYPVKSITNIDKGWFGFSKVWDQKIVNINNKELTLNDIEHRIIRPIWHDPRVHSAVNCASISCPNLSKTAYQGDQINKQLNKSFTTWINSSKGFKLKDNNIYISKIFDWYGSDFGDQIQMRQFIAKYLASKVKKEAILDKNKVINYQNYNWNLNQLPS from the coding sequence ATGAAAAAATTAAATATATCCAAATATATTCTGTTATTTTTTATGACTGCATCTTTGTATGGAGCACCAAGTGCACAGCTTTGGAGTTATTGGAATAAATCAAATCCATCATCAACAGCAAAAATAGATTTTAAACCTTGGCAAGATTTTTTAGATAAATATGTTGTGCAAAAGGGAAATCAAACATTTGTTAACTATGCTGAGGCATCTAAAAACGATAAGCAGAAGTTAAATGAGATAATAAGCAATTATTCTAAAATAGATATTTTAAATTATAATAAAAATCAGCAGCTAGCATATTGGATAAATATGTACAATATGTTGACTATAAAGACTATTTTGCAATATTATCCAGTAAAATCAATTACCAATATTGATAAAGGTTGGTTTGGTTTTTCTAAAGTTTGGGATCAAAAAATTGTCAATATTAATAATAAAGAACTAACTTTAAATGACATAGAGCATCGAATTATTCGTCCGATATGGCATGACCCAAGAGTTCATTCTGCTGTTAATTGCGCTTCTATAAGTTGTCCTAATTTATCTAAAACTGCTTATCAAGGAGATCAGATAAACAAGCAATTAAATAAGTCATTTACTACCTGGATAAATAGTTCTAAAGGTTTTAAATTAAAAGATAATAATATTTATATATCAAAAATATTTGATTGGTATGGTAGTGATTTTGGTGATCAAATACAAATGCGTCAGTTTATAGCTAAATATTTAGCTAGCAAAGTTAAAAAAGAGGCAATATTAGATAAAAATAAAGTAATTAATTATCAAAACTATAACTGGAATTTAAATCAGTTACCTAGCTAG
- a CDS encoding sodium:solute symporter family transporter — MENNNLPISNYYTAGKKVGFFALTATLVMTELNTSTLIGFSSLGYNYGFSAISLGLVFLFGLFFYAITVAKKWKSLML; from the coding sequence ATGGAAAATAATAACCTACCAATATCAAATTATTATACGGCGGGTAAAAAGGTTGGTTTTTTTGCTCTAACAGCAACTTTAGTGATGACTGAATTAAATACTTCAACTCTTATTGGGTTTTCTAGTCTAGGCTATAATTATGGTTTTTCGGCAATTTCACTTGGGCTAGTATTTTTATTTGGTTTATTTTTTTATGCAATTACAGTAGCAAAGAAATGGAAAAGTTTGATGCTATAA
- a CDS encoding transposase: MSKKRVTYTADFKAKVIIELLEGDMTVNEIASKYDLLPKNVHNWKQQFLSNACLAFDKSSVVKEYKQEIDELRKDKDATSKKLVEVIVERDFLMGKLKSLVSSNNRVNSVDTKLELSLNNQLKLLSVSKSVTIIHQYQNLVVMMILNY; the protein is encoded by the coding sequence ATGAGTAAAAAAAGAGTAACGTATACAGCTGATTTTAAAGCTAAAGTAATTATAGAATTGCTAGAAGGCGATATGACAGTTAATGAGATAGCAAGTAAGTATGATTTACTTCCTAAAAACGTGCATAATTGGAAGCAGCAATTTTTATCTAATGCTTGCTTAGCATTTGATAAAAGCTCTGTTGTTAAGGAGTATAAGCAGGAAATAGATGAGCTTAGAAAAGATAAAGATGCAACAAGTAAAAAACTAGTCGAGGTAATAGTAGAGAGGGATTTTTTAATGGGAAAGCTAAAAAGCTTGGTATCATCAAATAATAGAGTAAACTCTGTAGATACTAAGCTAGAATTATCTTTAAATAATCAGCTTAAACTATTATCTGTATCTAAGAGTGTTACTATTATACACCAATATCAAAATTTAGTAGTAATGATGATATTAAACTATTAA
- a CDS encoding IS3 family transposase: protein MKLLNAIDLIHTKHPYYGTRSLVKLLNRLGFLVGRKLIKSAMELMGIKALYPKKKTTVINKQHKKYPYLLNVFKNETNQVVIDKANKVWSADITYIRLECGYAYLVAIIDWHSKKTLAWKISNTMDTHLTTSVLKEALFKYGKPDILNSDQGTQYTAKEHIKILSDNKINISMDAKGRSIDNIAIERFWRTLKYENVYPASYITMKEAKVGIKEYIDIYNNERLHSSIGYMTHDEVYSGILDAA, encoded by the coding sequence ATTAAACTATTAAATGCAATAGATTTGATACATACTAAACATCCATATTATGGTACGAGAAGTCTAGTAAAGTTGCTAAATAGATTAGGATTTCTAGTTGGAAGGAAGCTAATCAAAAGTGCTATGGAATTAATGGGTATTAAGGCATTGTATCCTAAAAAAAAGACAACTGTCATTAATAAGCAACACAAGAAATATCCATACTTACTTAATGTATTTAAAAATGAGACGAATCAGGTTGTTATAGATAAAGCTAATAAGGTATGGAGTGCTGATATCACGTATATTAGACTAGAATGTGGGTATGCATATTTAGTAGCCATAATAGATTGGCATAGCAAGAAAACACTAGCTTGGAAGATTTCTAATACTATGGATACACATCTAACAACTAGTGTGTTAAAAGAAGCGTTATTTAAATATGGTAAACCTGATATCTTGAACTCTGATCAAGGAACTCAATATACAGCAAAAGAGCATATTAAAATATTATCTGATAATAAAATAAATATATCTATGGATGCTAAAGGAAGATCTATAGATAATATTGCAATTGAGAGATTTTGGAGAACACTGAAATATGAAAATGTTTATCCGGCATCATATATAACTATGAAAGAGGCTAAAGTAGGTATCAAAGAATATATTGATATTTACAACAATGAAAGACTACATTCTAGTATTGGATATATGACTCATGATGAAGTATATTCTGGTATTTTAGATGCTGCATAA